In a genomic window of Gloeocapsopsis dulcis:
- the aroF gene encoding 3-deoxy-7-phosphoheptulonate synthase, whose product MIVVMKVGSPEVEITRISEELTTWGLTPEKIVGKHKVVIGLVGDTASLDPLQLQEISPWIEQVLRVEQPFKRVSREFRHGEASEVAVETPNGTVYFGQHHPVVVVAGPCSVENEAMIVETAQRVQAAGATFLRGGAYKPRTSPYAFQGHGESALELLAAARQASGLGIITEVMDAADLDKIAEIADVIQVGARNMQNFSLLKKVGAQPKPVLLKRGMSATIEEWLMAAEYILAAGNPNVILCERGIRTFDRQYARNTLDLAVIPVLRSLTHLPIMIDPSHGTGKAEYVPAMSLAAVAAGTDSLMIEVHPNPAKALSDGPQSLTPERFDRLMQELSVIGKAVSRWQPAIALSH is encoded by the coding sequence ATGATTGTAGTCATGAAGGTCGGCTCTCCCGAAGTTGAAATTACACGTATAAGCGAAGAACTTACTACGTGGGGCTTAACACCAGAAAAAATTGTTGGCAAGCACAAAGTTGTCATAGGATTAGTGGGAGACACTGCCAGCCTAGATCCATTACAGCTACAAGAGATTAGTCCTTGGATTGAACAAGTGTTGCGGGTAGAGCAGCCATTTAAAAGAGTTAGTCGCGAGTTTCGTCATGGCGAAGCTAGCGAGGTAGCAGTTGAAACTCCTAACGGTACGGTTTATTTTGGACAACATCATCCCGTAGTAGTCGTTGCTGGACCTTGCTCGGTAGAAAATGAAGCAATGATTGTTGAAACAGCGCAGCGCGTTCAAGCAGCAGGAGCAACATTCCTACGTGGTGGTGCGTATAAACCAAGAACTTCACCTTATGCATTCCAAGGTCATGGTGAGAGTGCTTTAGAACTATTAGCAGCTGCACGCCAAGCAAGTGGTCTAGGAATTATCACAGAAGTCATGGATGCGGCTGACTTGGACAAAATTGCTGAGATTGCAGATGTGATTCAAGTTGGTGCGCGGAATATGCAAAACTTCTCGCTGTTGAAAAAAGTAGGAGCGCAACCTAAGCCCGTACTCCTCAAGCGGGGAATGTCTGCAACCATTGAAGAGTGGTTAATGGCGGCTGAATATATCTTAGCTGCGGGAAATCCTAATGTCATTTTATGCGAACGCGGCATTCGGACCTTTGATCGCCAGTATGCACGCAATACACTTGATTTAGCAGTCATTCCGGTATTGCGATCGCTAACGCATTTACCAATTATGATCGATCCCAGCCACGGTACAGGTAAAGCCGAATACGTGCCAGCAATGTCACTAGCAGCAGTTGCAGCAGGTACCGATTCTTTGATGATTGAAGTTCATCCTAATCCAGCAAAAGCTCTATCAGATGGTCCACAATCTTTAACACCAGAACGTTTTGACCGCTTGATGCAAGAACTCAGCGTTATTGGTAAAGCTGTATCGCGTTGGCAACCAGCGATCGCATTGTCACATTAA
- a CDS encoding prephenate/arogenate dehydrogenase, with protein sequence MNIGIVGLGLIGGSLGLDLRLQGYRVLGVSRREQTCEQAIACGAVDTASVDLATLKGADVVIICTHIAAILPTVQQLIPHLAPATVLTDVGSVKVPVVEAIAPLWENFVGGHPMAGKTESGLEASQKELFVNKPYVLTPIASTPASAVQIVEEVARSLQAKIYYCPPEDHDRAVSWISHLPVMVSSNLIAACMSESNPEVLTLAQNLASSGFRDTSRVGGGNSELGVMMARYNRQELLRSLQQYRQHLDGLMAMIEQENWEALEQQLKSTHAARPRFLKE encoded by the coding sequence ATGAATATTGGCATTGTCGGACTCGGTTTAATTGGTGGCTCTTTAGGTTTAGATTTAAGATTGCAAGGATACCGCGTTTTGGGCGTCAGTCGTCGAGAACAAACCTGTGAGCAAGCGATCGCCTGTGGTGCAGTTGATACCGCAAGTGTTGATTTGGCAACGCTCAAAGGTGCTGATGTTGTCATTATCTGTACCCACATCGCGGCAATTTTACCTACAGTACAACAACTAATTCCACATTTAGCTCCTGCTACGGTTTTAACTGATGTTGGTTCGGTAAAAGTCCCTGTCGTAGAAGCGATCGCGCCGTTGTGGGAAAATTTTGTGGGCGGACACCCGATGGCGGGAAAAACGGAAAGTGGTCTTGAGGCTTCACAAAAAGAGTTATTTGTCAACAAACCTTATGTATTAACTCCGATTGCGTCAACACCAGCCAGCGCAGTGCAAATTGTTGAGGAAGTTGCGCGATCGCTCCAAGCGAAAATTTACTACTGCCCCCCAGAAGATCACGACCGTGCAGTGAGTTGGATTTCGCACTTACCAGTTATGGTGAGTTCTAATTTAATTGCAGCGTGTATGAGTGAAAGTAACCCTGAAGTTTTGACCTTAGCGCAAAATTTAGCCAGTTCTGGATTTCGCGATACGAGCCGAGTCGGTGGTGGTAATTCAGAGTTGGGTGTAATGATGGCACGCTACAATCGTCAGGAATTACTGCGATCGCTACAGCAGTATCGTCAACACTTAGACGGCTTGATGGCGATGATCGAGCAAGAAAACTGGGAAGCTTTAGAACAACAATTAAAGTCTACACACGCTGCCCGACCTCGCTTTCTTAAAGAGTGA
- a CDS encoding PAS domain S-box protein, whose protein sequence is MSDGEMGALMRSHDWSQTPLGAVENWSQSLRASLSILLVSSCPMYLAWGKNLIQFYNDAYCPFLGSTKHPTALGQSASECFSQMWDSIGSIFEQVMVEGKAAALENQQFLLDRNGSVEECYFTFSYSPIPDEGNQVGGVLVTVIETTQRVLNKQKSPIQQAVNAAIQRSEERSQLAIQIAQLGTWIYNPNTNLVELDERMREIWGESENIVVLPLSQVIERIHADDREQVASTVKAALDPGSSGVYEVDYRIVWDDGTQRWVSANGQATFTGEGLRQAVEFLGTALDITDREQAERMLIEQKQLLELIASGQPLDECLAAVCASVTRLNSARACLLLTNAQRLTPHFITPDFPPSFGQALKDAPINDLCFGTCGEAVYRNEPITCADIANDDRWSQEWRDICIAHGILACHFKPVIGIDGLPFGLLMLCFSEARMPTDWEYQLAEFGTRIANIVFERERSSLALRESEAEYRTLFESIDEGFCICEMLFDENGDPTDYRFLKVNSVFERQTGLKQAVGKTARQLIPDLEAFWFEMYGSVVQTGESVRFENQSIAMNRWFDVNAFRIGEPQSHQFAILFTNISARKWMELNREFLATISQDLIKAASIGEIVATVGAGLHRYFHVSVCAFVEINQRADEAVVKYDWHQGDRPSLIGVYSLPEFVTDELLQVAKAGHPVVIRDYAVDPRITDPSRYAALNIGAEINIPLIRNGEWQFSLTMIHQQPYDWRDDEIELLQELASRLWAKLERAHAEAALSESRAELERQVQKFDATLSTITDSVFSFDRDGQFLYANQVLLDLWGRTAAEAIGKTLAELNYPEAVEQQLMNNTRRVFETGETIKDETAYTNPAGVDGYFEYILSPVFAADGTIESVVGSSRNISDRKSAEEALRRSEEQSRNILESIADAFFAVDENWRFSYVNQTAYRLVNRTPGDLIGKIFWEEFLGVNNSEFEQMHRRVMRDRVADSLTAFYPDHDRWYEVRTYPAASGITIYFRNVTDQIQAEVALRESEARLRFMLDASQIGDWDLDLTTEPHTAHRSLRHDQIFGYESLLPEWSYEIFLGHVHPDDRAAVNEKFQQTLSTSTNWNFECRIIHPDRSIHWIWVRSSVYSDSSDVPTRLLGMVIDITERKSAEEALHQSEARFQLLYDTTSNLLATEQPLTLMHNLFNGLATQLGLDYYYNYMMEEKDNRPMLHLRNYGEISDEVAQSIEWIEVGQYLCGLVAQRRQQIVLNQAQISNHPNAQLICSTGVTAYAGQPLIVQGRLLGTLSFASRTRTGFTPEEIDLLQSVCDQMAFALERTNLINSIQQQAEQLQRANQIKDEFLAVLSHELRSPLNPILGWTRLLQNGKLDAARQAEALKTIERNAKLQTQLIEDLLDISCIMQGKLSLTAAPVSLSFVISAAVETVRLAAEAKNIQIALDLDSEIALIYGDAARLQQVMWNLLANAVKFTPNSRQVTVELRQLDQVAQIRVIDTGKGINPQFLPHVFEYFRQEDGSTTRKFGGLGLGLAIVRQIVEMHGGTVRAESQGENQGATFIVQLPVMQQATLIASEPIHTQAAAEVLLDGVQILLVDDETDTREFQAFLLEQSGANVTAVASGLEALQALEQFIPDVLVSDIGMAKMDGYMLIQQIRSRSPNQGGTIPAIALTAYAAEIDQQRALQVGFQTHITKPVEPEELVRAIANLQKI, encoded by the coding sequence GTGAGCGACGGTGAGATGGGGGCGTTAATGCGATCGCATGATTGGTCGCAAACGCCATTAGGTGCTGTCGAAAATTGGTCACAGAGTTTGCGGGCTTCCTTGAGCATTCTGCTGGTAAGTAGCTGCCCCATGTACCTTGCTTGGGGAAAGAACTTGATTCAGTTTTATAACGATGCCTACTGTCCCTTTCTTGGCTCGACAAAACATCCTACCGCTTTAGGACAGAGTGCATCAGAGTGCTTCTCACAAATGTGGGATTCGATTGGTTCCATATTTGAGCAGGTGATGGTGGAGGGCAAAGCGGCTGCCCTTGAAAATCAGCAATTCCTCCTCGATCGTAATGGTTCTGTAGAAGAATGCTACTTTACTTTTTCTTACAGCCCTATTCCCGACGAGGGCAATCAGGTGGGAGGCGTTCTCGTTACAGTCATTGAGACCACACAGCGGGTACTCAACAAACAGAAATCGCCAATCCAGCAAGCTGTTAACGCAGCCATTCAACGTAGCGAGGAGCGATCGCAGCTTGCCATTCAGATTGCTCAACTAGGGACATGGATCTATAACCCAAACACAAATCTTGTTGAGTTAGACGAGCGAATGCGCGAAATTTGGGGTGAGTCAGAGAATATTGTAGTACTGCCGCTTTCGCAAGTGATAGAGCGGATTCATGCAGACGATCGGGAACAGGTAGCGAGTACAGTAAAGGCTGCCCTTGATCCAGGGTCGTCAGGAGTTTACGAGGTTGATTACCGAATTGTGTGGGATGATGGAACTCAGCGGTGGGTATCCGCCAACGGGCAAGCAACCTTTACGGGTGAGGGATTGCGGCAAGCAGTTGAGTTTCTGGGAACTGCCCTTGATATTACCGACCGCGAACAAGCAGAACGGATGCTAATCGAGCAAAAACAACTGCTGGAGTTAATTGCGTCGGGGCAACCATTAGACGAATGCCTCGCCGCTGTGTGCGCCTCCGTGACCAGGCTGAATTCTGCCCGCGCTTGCCTCCTGTTAACTAATGCTCAACGACTGACTCCCCACTTCATTACCCCAGACTTTCCGCCGTCGTTTGGGCAAGCACTGAAGGATGCACCCATTAATGACCTATGCTTTGGAACGTGCGGTGAGGCAGTCTATCGGAACGAGCCAATTACCTGTGCGGACATTGCCAATGATGATCGCTGGTCGCAGGAATGGCGAGATATATGTATTGCTCACGGCATCCTAGCGTGCCATTTCAAACCTGTAATCGGCATCGACGGTCTGCCTTTCGGATTGCTAATGCTGTGCTTTTCTGAGGCACGGATGCCGACCGATTGGGAATATCAACTGGCTGAGTTTGGCACCCGCATTGCCAACATCGTGTTTGAGCGCGAACGCTCTAGTCTTGCTCTGCGTGAATCGGAGGCAGAATACCGCACGTTGTTTGAGTCGATCGACGAAGGCTTTTGCATCTGCGAAATGCTGTTTGACGAGAACGGCGATCCGACTGATTACCGTTTCCTTAAAGTTAATTCGGTTTTTGAAAGGCAAACAGGACTGAAACAAGCGGTAGGCAAAACGGCGCGGCAACTGATTCCCGATCTAGAAGCCTTTTGGTTTGAGATGTATGGCAGCGTCGTGCAGACAGGTGAATCCGTTCGGTTTGAGAATCAATCCATTGCCATGAACCGTTGGTTTGATGTTAACGCTTTTCGGATTGGCGAGCCGCAAAGCCACCAGTTCGCCATTTTGTTTACTAACATCAGCGCTCGCAAATGGATGGAGTTAAACAGAGAATTTCTTGCCACCATCAGCCAAGACTTGATTAAAGCAGCCAGCATAGGCGAGATTGTGGCAACGGTGGGCGCAGGTTTGCACCGCTATTTCCATGTTTCGGTATGTGCCTTTGTCGAAATTAACCAGCGGGCAGACGAAGCGGTGGTCAAGTACGATTGGCACCAGGGCGATCGACCTAGCTTAATTGGGGTTTACTCTTTACCAGAATTTGTCACTGACGAACTTCTGCAAGTCGCCAAAGCCGGACACCCAGTTGTGATTCGGGATTATGCGGTTGACCCCCGCATTACTGACCCGTCGCGCTATGCCGCGCTCAACATCGGTGCAGAAATCAACATTCCATTAATCAGAAACGGCGAATGGCAGTTTTCGCTGACGATGATTCATCAACAGCCTTACGATTGGCGCGACGACGAGATCGAGTTGTTGCAGGAATTGGCAAGCCGGCTTTGGGCAAAACTAGAACGCGCCCATGCTGAAGCCGCCTTAAGCGAGAGCCGCGCCGAACTGGAACGGCAAGTGCAAAAGTTTGATGCGACGCTGTCAACTATTACCGATTCTGTGTTTAGCTTTGACCGCGACGGGCAGTTTCTTTACGCCAATCAGGTGTTGCTCGACTTGTGGGGACGGACAGCAGCAGAGGCGATTGGGAAAACTCTTGCCGAACTGAATTATCCTGAAGCGGTCGAGCAGCAATTAATGAACAATACGCGACGGGTATTCGAGACAGGAGAAACCATTAAAGACGAAACTGCCTACACCAATCCCGCCGGAGTCGATGGCTATTTTGAATATATTTTAAGCCCAGTGTTTGCCGCCGACGGCACAATAGAATCTGTCGTTGGTTCATCCCGCAACATCAGCGATCGCAAATCTGCCGAAGAAGCTCTACGCCGAAGCGAGGAGCAGAGCCGCAATATTCTGGAGAGCATTGCTGACGCATTCTTTGCTGTAGATGAGAATTGGCGGTTTAGCTATGTGAATCAAACCGCTTATAGGTTGGTCAATCGCACTCCAGGCGACTTAATTGGGAAAATCTTTTGGGAAGAATTTCTGGGCGTGAATAATAGCGAGTTTGAGCAGATGCACCGCCGCGTGATGCGCGATCGCGTAGCTGACTCACTGACGGCGTTTTACCCCGATCACGATCGCTGGTATGAAGTTCGCACCTACCCAGCCGCGAGTGGTATCACAATTTATTTCAGAAATGTTACCGATCAAATTCAAGCCGAAGTTGCTCTACGCGAAAGTGAGGCACGACTGCGCTTTATGTTAGATGCCTCCCAAATTGGCGATTGGGATCTCGACCTCACAACAGAACCTCATACCGCTCATCGATCGCTCAGACACGATCAAATCTTTGGCTATGAATCGCTGCTGCCGGAATGGAGCTATGAAATCTTCCTAGGTCACGTTCATCCCGATGATCGTGCCGCTGTGAATGAGAAGTTTCAACAAACCCTCTCCACCAGCACTAATTGGAACTTTGAATGTCGAATCATTCACCCTGATCGAAGTATTCATTGGATTTGGGTACGCAGCAGTGTTTACTCTGACTCCAGTGATGTGCCAACTCGGTTATTAGGCATGGTTATCGATATCACCGAGCGCAAATCTGCCGAAGAAGCCTTACACCAAAGCGAAGCTCGCTTTCAGTTGCTCTACGACACTACTAGCAATTTACTCGCGACCGAGCAACCCCTAACGTTGATGCACAACCTGTTCAACGGACTCGCAACTCAGCTAGGGCTAGATTACTACTACAACTACATGATGGAGGAAAAAGATAACCGCCCAATGCTGCATCTGAGGAATTATGGGGAAATTTCTGACGAAGTGGCGCAATCGATCGAGTGGATTGAAGTCGGTCAATATCTGTGTGGACTCGTGGCACAACGGCGACAGCAAATCGTCCTTAATCAAGCGCAAATCTCCAACCATCCGAATGCACAGTTAATCTGCTCAACCGGCGTGACGGCTTACGCGGGACAACCATTAATCGTACAGGGACGGTTACTGGGAACGCTGTCATTTGCCAGTCGCACCCGCACTGGCTTTACTCCTGAAGAAATTGACCTGCTGCAATCGGTCTGTGACCAGATGGCGTTCGCTCTAGAGCGAACGAATTTGATCAATTCAATTCAGCAACAGGCAGAGCAATTACAACGAGCCAACCAAATTAAAGACGAATTTCTAGCCGTGCTGTCGCATGAACTGCGATCGCCTCTCAACCCGATCTTGGGCTGGACGCGGCTACTGCAAAACGGCAAACTCGACGCAGCCCGTCAAGCAGAAGCCTTGAAGACGATCGAGCGCAATGCCAAGCTACAGACACAACTCATCGAAGACTTGCTCGACATCTCCTGTATCATGCAAGGCAAACTGAGCTTAACAGCGGCTCCAGTCAGTTTGTCCTTTGTAATTTCTGCCGCCGTTGAAACGGTGCGTTTAGCAGCAGAAGCAAAAAATATTCAGATCGCTCTTGATCTTGACTCTGAGATCGCTCTGATTTATGGCGACGCAGCCCGCTTGCAGCAGGTGATGTGGAATTTGCTTGCCAATGCGGTTAAGTTCACACCTAATAGCAGACAAGTGACCGTTGAACTGCGGCAACTCGATCAAGTAGCTCAGATTCGGGTAATCGATACTGGCAAGGGCATCAATCCGCAGTTTTTGCCCCATGTATTTGAGTATTTTCGGCAAGAAGATGGCTCAACGACGCGCAAATTTGGCGGGTTGGGATTGGGATTAGCGATCGTGCGGCAAATTGTAGAGATGCACGGGGGAACTGTTCGGGCAGAAAGCCAAGGGGAGAATCAAGGTGCAACCTTCATCGTGCAATTGCCTGTCATGCAACAGGCAACATTGATCGCATCCGAGCCAATCCACACACAGGCAGCTGCAGAAGTGCTTTTAGACGGCGTTCAAATTTTACTCGTGGATGACGAGACGGATACCCGTGAGTTTCAGGCATTTCTACTGGAACAAAGCGGAGCAAATGTAACAGCCGTCGCTTCTGGCTT
- a CDS encoding PAM68 family protein yields the protein MTPEPENKRLPFEPSKKRQKPAKTKKAPVVKSKEVETKNKQEPQVTREQMAVPKVVSDRMARRMAAFCGVPTALGMSTFIVSYLIVSNGWFKLPTVAVLLVSMGFFGLGVLGLSYGVISASWDEETVGSLLGWQEFTRNWGRMLSAWRSRRQKNV from the coding sequence ATGACACCTGAACCTGAAAATAAGCGTTTGCCTTTTGAACCTAGTAAAAAACGGCAAAAACCGGCAAAAACAAAAAAAGCTCCAGTTGTTAAAAGTAAAGAAGTAGAAACTAAGAACAAGCAAGAACCACAGGTAACTCGAGAGCAAATGGCAGTACCAAAAGTGGTGAGTGATCGCATGGCGCGACGCATGGCGGCATTTTGTGGCGTACCAACAGCATTAGGTATGTCCACGTTTATTGTCAGCTACTTAATTGTGAGCAATGGCTGGTTTAAATTACCAACTGTAGCAGTGTTGCTGGTTAGCATGGGCTTTTTTGGTTTAGGTGTGTTGGGTTTATCCTACGGCGTTATTTCTGCTTCCTGGGATGAAGAAACTGTCGGAAGTTTGCTAGGCTGGCAAGAATTCACCAGAAATTGGGGTCGGATGTTGTCAGCTTGGCGCTCAAGGCGGCAAAAAAACGTTTAA
- the rpsO gene encoding 30S ribosomal protein S15 → MALTQERKQELISSYQVHETDTGSAAVQIAMLTERINRLSEHLRSNKKDHSSRRGLLKIIGQRKRLLSYLQTEDREQYQSLIGRLGIRG, encoded by the coding sequence ATGGCTTTGACGCAAGAGCGTAAACAAGAGCTAATTTCTAGCTACCAAGTTCACGAAACTGATACAGGCTCAGCAGCTGTTCAAATCGCGATGCTGACTGAGCGGATTAACCGTTTGAGCGAACACCTCAGAAGTAATAAGAAAGATCATTCTTCTCGACGAGGATTATTAAAAATCATTGGTCAGCGCAAGCGTCTGTTATCCTATTTGCAGACAGAAGATCGAGAACAGTATCAAAGTCTTATTGGTCGCCTCGGTATTCGCGGTTAG
- a CDS encoding HhoA/HhoB/HtrA family serine endopeptidase → MHNKPQETRQLHNNSSAAPWRKTASYVSMMLLGAGVAFSGSNLATRVQPSSSISSSPISPAIAAPIPTTDPNFVANVVERVGPAVVRIESSRTVTTRVPDIFDDPFFRRFFGSQIPRTQQRVQQGTGSGFIISADGRILTNAHVVDGARSVSVVLNDGRRFTGQVLGTDPVTDVAVIKIDADRLPTLTMGNSDQLRPGEFAIAIGNPLGLDNTVTTGIISATGRTSNQVGVADKRVQFIQTDAAINPGNSGGPLLNARGEVIGMNTAILRGAQGLGFAIPINTAQNISNQLIANGRVEHPYVGVQMVAISPELRQEINSNPNNGLRITEDRGVLIVRVLPGSPAARAGLRAGDVIRRVNGQEAATAEVVQRAVENTRVGGQLQLEVNRGGRNVNLALNTGAFPSQIQSQN, encoded by the coding sequence ATGCACAACAAACCACAAGAAACAAGACAGTTACATAACAACTCCTCAGCTGCTCCCTGGCGGAAAACAGCGAGTTACGTATCAATGATGTTATTGGGAGCGGGTGTTGCCTTTTCAGGAAGTAATCTAGCAACGCGAGTTCAGCCATCATCGAGCATTTCAAGCTCACCGATCAGCCCCGCGATCGCAGCACCTATACCAACAACAGACCCCAACTTCGTCGCTAATGTCGTCGAAAGAGTTGGACCTGCCGTTGTGCGCATTGAATCGTCACGAACCGTAACTACGCGTGTTCCCGATATCTTTGACGATCCGTTTTTCCGGCGGTTCTTTGGTTCGCAAATTCCTAGAACGCAACAAAGGGTACAACAAGGAACAGGCTCAGGTTTTATTATTAGTGCGGATGGACGCATTTTAACGAATGCCCACGTTGTAGACGGTGCTCGTAGTGTCAGCGTAGTCCTCAACGATGGACGCCGCTTTACAGGTCAAGTACTAGGAACAGATCCGGTAACAGATGTTGCCGTGATCAAAATTGACGCAGATCGACTACCAACATTGACAATGGGTAACTCAGATCAACTGCGTCCAGGAGAATTTGCGATCGCGATCGGCAACCCTCTAGGATTAGATAATACAGTAACAACTGGTATTATTAGTGCAACAGGTCGTACTAGCAATCAAGTCGGTGTTGCTGATAAGCGCGTACAGTTTATTCAAACTGACGCAGCAATTAATCCAGGTAACTCTGGTGGACCCTTGCTCAATGCGCGTGGTGAAGTCATTGGCATGAATACCGCAATTCTTCGCGGCGCTCAAGGCTTGGGCTTTGCAATTCCAATTAACACTGCACAAAATATTTCCAACCAATTGATTGCGAATGGTAGAGTTGAACATCCATATGTTGGGGTTCAGATGGTAGCAATATCACCTGAATTACGGCAAGAAATCAACAGTAACCCTAATAATGGTTTAAGAATTACTGAAGATCGTGGCGTTTTAATCGTCAGAGTTCTTCCTGGTTCCCCCGCAGCCCGCGCCGGACTTCGTGCTGGTGACGTGATTCGTCGAGTTAATGGTCAAGAAGCAGCAACGGCTGAGGTCGTTCAAAGAGCAGTAGAAAATACCAGAGTTGGCGGACAACTACAACTAGAAGTAAATCGTGGTGGTCGAAATGTCAACCTCGCTTTGAATACTGGTGCTTTTCCTAGTCAGATACAGTCTCAAAATTAA
- a CDS encoding DUF1517 domain-containing protein, which translates to MNAWRDRLNRMTGRTRFVVCRLFVHLAGSDVAPLLGILNRTAREAIDAEGDLEVLGEGLVEVCQSLLQYDEYWLSAANEGDVFWDEGEAGDYFNELFTDSAQRYLSEVDLDSGDADFNEPLSLPATRNVVVMVTAAFEGEVPELETNLADVSVLKAGLKALINLHYQEKLRGIQVHFSPAQFGDELTNDQLLQYFPELVPL; encoded by the coding sequence ATGAACGCATGGCGCGATCGCTTAAATCGGATGACGGGTCGCACCCGCTTTGTTGTCTGTCGTCTTTTTGTCCATCTTGCGGGTTCTGACGTAGCACCACTCCTCGGAATATTAAATCGTACAGCACGCGAGGCAATTGATGCAGAGGGTGACTTAGAGGTTTTAGGAGAAGGACTAGTAGAAGTTTGCCAAAGCCTACTACAATACGACGAATACTGGCTTTCTGCGGCTAACGAGGGTGATGTTTTCTGGGATGAAGGTGAAGCCGGCGACTACTTCAACGAATTGTTTACTGACTCAGCGCAGCGTTACTTGAGTGAAGTAGACTTAGATAGTGGCGATGCTGACTTTAATGAACCGCTGTCGCTACCAGCAACTCGTAACGTCGTTGTTATGGTGACTGCGGCTTTTGAAGGTGAAGTTCCTGAATTAGAAACAAATTTAGCCGATGTTAGCGTCCTGAAAGCTGGGTTGAAAGCTTTGATTAATTTGCACTATCAGGAAAAGCTGCGAGGAATTCAAGTGCATTTTTCTCCGGCGCAATTTGGCGATGAATTGACTAATGACCAATTGCTGCAATATTTTCCTGAGTTGGTTCCTTTGTAA